In a genomic window of Dyadobacter fermentans DSM 18053:
- a CDS encoding tetratricopeptide repeat protein, translating to MMEKNFGERKDYMKETLLRFERMLKTSEPAFFDLDTYEKVTVHYIEKGDWEKAFKACEMGLSDYPYSLDLLLSMVQLHANRGEHESALEILERASLFHPGDIEISFMQVAVANMMGEYEEAIEILENLLGRVEDRDEIYFQIGQTYQNWGKYEDAIKYYKRSLRNNLNNENALYELAHCLDLVGQLESHLGYYNDLVDRDPFSHHAWYNLGIAFSKLERHEDAVHAYEYATLIKDDFASAFFQLGNSYMNLEKFEDAKVQYLRAIELEGNQPETCCCLGTCYEKLGEFETAIKYYRQTVKLDSQWDDGWYGLGICFSELGRWYEAVGFLRKAIQITELNPDYWLALAETEFKVGNVVSAFEAFEKAAEIEPSNPDIWLKWSYVLFEQGNYARACDLLQAAIDEMSEEADLYYRMAVYQIHAGQYREALVNLEIGLTLDYDGHEQLFDFFPDLEKQKALYRIIEQYREK from the coding sequence ATGATGGAGAAAAATTTCGGAGAAAGGAAGGATTATATGAAGGAGACACTGCTCAGGTTCGAAAGAATGCTGAAAACCAGCGAGCCGGCCTTTTTCGATTTGGATACTTACGAAAAGGTTACAGTACATTACATAGAAAAAGGGGATTGGGAAAAGGCGTTTAAAGCCTGTGAGATGGGACTGTCGGATTACCCCTATTCGCTCGACCTGCTGCTTAGCATGGTACAGCTGCACGCCAACCGCGGCGAGCACGAATCAGCCCTCGAAATTCTGGAACGCGCATCGCTCTTTCACCCCGGCGACATCGAAATTTCATTCATGCAGGTGGCGGTGGCCAATATGATGGGTGAATATGAAGAGGCGATCGAAATCCTCGAAAACCTGCTCGGAAGGGTAGAGGACCGGGATGAGATCTATTTTCAGATCGGGCAGACTTACCAGAACTGGGGCAAATATGAGGATGCGATCAAGTATTACAAACGCTCGCTCCGCAACAATCTGAACAATGAGAATGCGCTTTACGAACTGGCCCATTGCCTCGACCTGGTAGGGCAGCTGGAAAGCCATTTAGGATATTACAATGATCTCGTCGATCGTGACCCGTTCTCGCATCACGCGTGGTACAACCTCGGCATTGCTTTCAGCAAACTGGAACGCCACGAGGATGCCGTGCACGCCTACGAATACGCGACGCTGATCAAGGACGATTTCGCCTCGGCGTTTTTCCAGCTCGGGAATTCCTACATGAACCTGGAAAAATTCGAGGATGCCAAAGTGCAATACCTGCGCGCGATCGAGCTGGAAGGCAATCAGCCGGAAACCTGCTGCTGCCTGGGTACCTGCTACGAGAAACTGGGCGAATTTGAGACAGCCATTAAATACTACCGCCAAACCGTGAAGCTGGACAGCCAGTGGGACGATGGCTGGTACGGCCTCGGCATTTGTTTCAGTGAATTGGGCCGTTGGTATGAAGCCGTAGGTTTCCTGCGGAAAGCGATCCAGATCACCGAACTGAACCCGGATTACTGGTTGGCATTAGCCGAAACGGAGTTCAAAGTAGGTAATGTCGTTTCGGCATTCGAAGCATTCGAAAAAGCAGCGGAAATCGAGCCTTCGAATCCGGATATCTGGCTGAAATGGTCGTATGTGCTGTTTGAGCAAGGCAACTACGCCCGCGCTTGCGACTTATTGCAGGCGGCGATCGACGAAATGTCGGAAGAGGCAGATTTGTATTACCGGATGGCCGTTTACCAGATCCACGCCGGTCAGTACCGCGAAGCATTGGTAAACCTCGAAATCGGTTTGACGCTCGATTACGACGGCC
- a CDS encoding NAD-dependent epimerase/dehydratase family protein, whose translation MKVLITGATGLVGSAVARRFLSENHEVFALTRPGADRRLLAEEHPKLIWLEGDILDILSLEAAVGQVDYVVHTAAVVSFVPRDRKLMYKVNQEGTANVVNVCLKYQTKKLVHVSSIAAIGRPDKRKQTAGQAVVLNEEQRWEDSPENSEYAKTKHLAELEVWRGIAEGLSGVIVNPTLILGEGDWDKSSTQIFRYVYREKPFYTEGIANVVDVQDVAEIVFRLAVSDISGERYLLNAGSISYHNLFNMIADKMRRKRPSFKVGPGLAGVIWRVEAVRTWLLGTKPLITKETAQSAARKITYDNGKVMKALDFQFQSVEQTVSRISESLLGRI comes from the coding sequence ATGAAAGTACTCATTACCGGTGCGACGGGCCTGGTGGGCAGCGCGGTAGCCCGGAGGTTCCTGTCTGAAAATCATGAAGTTTTTGCCCTCACGCGCCCGGGAGCGGACAGGCGCCTGCTCGCCGAAGAGCACCCGAAACTGATCTGGCTCGAAGGCGATATTCTGGATATTCTTTCGCTGGAAGCGGCTGTGGGGCAGGTGGATTACGTGGTACATACCGCCGCGGTGGTGTCGTTCGTGCCGCGCGACCGTAAATTGATGTACAAAGTGAACCAGGAAGGCACCGCCAATGTGGTGAACGTCTGTTTGAAATACCAAACCAAAAAGCTCGTGCATGTGAGCAGCATTGCCGCCATCGGCCGGCCCGACAAGCGGAAGCAAACCGCCGGACAAGCCGTGGTGCTGAACGAGGAGCAGCGCTGGGAGGATTCGCCGGAGAATTCGGAGTATGCCAAAACCAAGCATTTGGCCGAGCTGGAAGTGTGGCGCGGCATTGCGGAAGGGCTCAGCGGGGTGATCGTGAACCCGACGCTCATCCTGGGCGAGGGCGATTGGGACAAGAGCAGCACACAGATTTTCAGGTACGTATATAGAGAAAAGCCATTTTATACCGAAGGCATCGCAAACGTTGTGGACGTGCAGGATGTGGCCGAAATCGTGTTCCGGCTGGCCGTGTCGGATATCAGCGGCGAGCGGTATCTGCTCAATGCGGGGAGCATTTCTTATCATAATTTGTTCAATATGATAGCGGATAAAATGCGCCGTAAACGGCCCTCATTCAAGGTAGGGCCTGGCCTGGCAGGAGTGATCTGGCGTGTGGAGGCGGTGCGGACGTGGTTGCTGGGAACGAAGCCCCTGATTACCAAAGAAACAGCGCAATCGGCCGCCAGAAAAATAACCTATGACAATGGAAAAGTCATGAAAGCATTAGATTTTCAATTTCAGTCGGTTGAGCAAACGGTGTCCCGCATTAGTGAAAGTTTGCTCGGCAGGATTTGA
- the metG gene encoding methionine--tRNA ligase has translation MPISNPKRYTVTAALIYANGPIHIGHLAGCYVPADIYVRYLRSSGKDVAFISGTDEHGVPITIRAKKEGLTPQQVVDKYYEQIDASFKALGISFDIYSRTSKPVHHETSREIFRDLYDKKVFIEETTEQYYDETAQQFLADRYIVGTCPVCANPNAYGDQCERCGSTLSPLELKDPRSTLSGAKPVLKATKNWYLPLDKMQPDIEAYVNGHSEWKTNVFGQCQSWLKDGLKPRAMTRDLDWGIKVPVEDTEGKVLYVWFEAPIGYISATKDWLIQKNGTDEGWKKWWQPAADASEGETKLVHFIGKDNIVFHCIIFPAMLMAEGNYILADNVPANEFMNLEGDKISTSRNWAVWLHEYLEELPDKQDVLRYVLTANAPETKDSEFTWKDFQTRNNSELVGIYGNFINRAVVLTQKFCEGKVPQRGALQEIDQAALKDLAAFPQKIADAMENYRFREALTLIMDLARTGNKYLADTQPWHVIKTDPERVNTILNIALQISATLSIVSEPVLPFTAAKIQEQLGLSGKNWQDAGHADLLTPGQPVLEGKLLFEKIEDHVIEKQIQKLHDAKRLNELEGKTVAPVKSEIQYDDFSKMDIRIATILEAENVPKSKKLLKLRIDIGSEQRTVLSGISEHFKAEDVIGKKVLYLANLAPRKMMGMESHGMILMAEDRDGSLAFVQPGKDVWNGGTVN, from the coding sequence ATGCCGATTTCAAATCCCAAAAGATATACCGTCACAGCAGCGCTGATCTACGCCAACGGCCCGATCCACATCGGCCATTTGGCGGGATGTTACGTTCCGGCGGACATTTACGTACGTTACCTGCGCTCTTCGGGCAAGGACGTCGCGTTCATCAGCGGTACCGACGAGCACGGCGTGCCCATCACCATCCGCGCTAAAAAGGAAGGTTTGACGCCCCAGCAGGTGGTGGATAAATATTACGAGCAGATCGACGCCTCGTTTAAGGCCCTGGGCATTTCTTTCGACATTTACTCCCGCACCAGCAAGCCTGTGCATCATGAAACGTCCCGCGAAATTTTTAGGGATTTGTATGATAAAAAGGTGTTCATCGAGGAAACCACCGAGCAGTATTATGACGAAACCGCCCAGCAGTTCCTCGCCGACCGCTACATTGTAGGAACCTGCCCCGTTTGCGCTAATCCCAATGCATATGGCGACCAATGCGAACGCTGCGGCTCTACATTGAGCCCTCTGGAACTGAAAGACCCGCGCTCGACGCTCTCCGGCGCCAAGCCCGTTTTGAAGGCCACTAAAAACTGGTATCTGCCGCTGGACAAAATGCAGCCGGACATCGAAGCCTATGTGAACGGCCATTCCGAATGGAAAACCAACGTATTCGGACAATGCCAGAGCTGGCTGAAAGACGGCCTCAAACCCCGCGCGATGACCCGCGACCTCGACTGGGGCATTAAAGTACCCGTAGAAGACACCGAGGGTAAAGTGTTATATGTCTGGTTTGAAGCGCCTATCGGCTACATTTCGGCGACCAAAGACTGGCTCATCCAGAAGAACGGCACCGACGAAGGCTGGAAAAAGTGGTGGCAGCCAGCCGCCGACGCATCCGAAGGCGAAACGAAGCTGGTGCATTTCATTGGAAAAGACAATATCGTTTTCCACTGCATCATCTTCCCGGCGATGCTGATGGCCGAAGGCAATTACATCCTGGCCGATAATGTCCCTGCCAACGAATTCATGAACCTCGAAGGCGACAAAATATCGACCTCGCGCAACTGGGCCGTGTGGCTGCATGAATACCTCGAAGAACTTCCCGACAAGCAGGATGTGCTTCGCTACGTGCTCACCGCCAATGCGCCGGAAACAAAAGACAGCGAATTCACCTGGAAAGACTTCCAAACCCGCAACAATAGCGAGCTTGTGGGCATTTACGGCAACTTCATCAACCGCGCCGTGGTGCTTACCCAGAAGTTCTGCGAAGGCAAAGTACCGCAGCGCGGCGCATTGCAGGAAATTGACCAGGCTGCGCTAAAGGACCTGGCCGCATTCCCGCAAAAAATCGCCGATGCGATGGAAAACTACCGTTTCCGCGAGGCATTAACCCTGATTATGGACCTGGCCAGAACCGGAAACAAATACCTGGCCGATACCCAGCCGTGGCACGTGATCAAGACCGATCCCGAGCGCGTGAACACGATTTTGAATATCGCATTGCAGATTTCAGCCACGCTTTCGATTGTTTCCGAGCCGGTATTGCCTTTTACGGCCGCGAAAATACAGGAGCAATTGGGGCTGTCGGGCAAAAACTGGCAAGATGCCGGCCATGCCGACCTCCTCACGCCCGGACAACCGGTGCTGGAAGGAAAGCTGCTTTTTGAAAAAATCGAAGACCATGTCATTGAAAAACAGATCCAGAAACTGCACGATGCAAAACGGTTGAATGAACTGGAAGGAAAAACAGTGGCGCCGGTGAAATCGGAAATTCAATATGATGATTTTTCGAAAATGGATATCCGCATTGCTACCATTCTCGAAGCCGAAAATGTGCCGAAGAGCAAGAAACTGCTGAAACTCCGCATCGACATTGGTTCGGAGCAGCGCACCGTGCTGAGCGGCATTTCCGAGCATTTCAAAGCGGAAGACGTGATCGGCAAAAAAGTGCTGTATCTGGCCAATCTTGCCCCGAGAAAGATGATGGGAATGGAGAGCCACGGGATGATTCTCATGGCCGAGGACCGCGACGGCAGCCTGGCGTTCGTGCAGCCGGGAAAAGATGTGTGGAACGGCGGGACCGTTAACTAG